A region from the Medicago truncatula cultivar Jemalong A17 chromosome 6, MtrunA17r5.0-ANR, whole genome shotgun sequence genome encodes:
- the LOC25496303 gene encoding peroxidase 12, with protein MAMVSASRSLFISFLLASLILVSSERVARPPAVRGLDYDFYRLSCPRIERIVRKHLEDVFEKDSGQAPGILRLFFHDCFSQGCDASILLNGVDGEDDEKQHDANFALREEALQTIENIRAIVRKQCPRVVSCADILVIAAREAVRQFGGPDIDVPLGRKDSLNFSVNSPDNLPVPFARTDELLTVFGSKKFDATDVVALSGAHTFGQAHCPTMFNRVIDSDPPIEPNFKKQLEATCPNEESLNAVNLDVRTPNTFDNMYYINLLNHQGVFTSDQDLASHPKTKEIVNLFASNQKEFFNKFANAFVKVSQLDVLTGNQGEIRKSCFAPNNRKSKVATVVEEVVEIVANM; from the exons ATGGCTATGGTTAGTGCAAGTAGatctctttttatttcttttctattaGCTTCTCTAATCCTTGTTTCCTCTGAGAGAGTAGCAAGGCCTCCTGCTGTGAGGGGACTTGACTATGATTTCTATCGGTTGTCATGTCCTAGGATTGAAAGGATTGTAAGGAAACATCTTGAAGATGTTTTTGAAAAGGATAGTGGTCAAGCTCCTGGCATACTCAGACTCTTTTTCCATGATTGCTTTTCTCAG GGATGCGATGCGTCTATTTTGTTGAATGGTGTTGATGGAGAAGATGACGAAAAACAACATGATGCCAACTTCGCTTTAAGGGAGGAGGCTCTTCAAACCATTGAAAACATTCGTGCTATAGTCCGTAAGCAGTGTCCACGGGTTGTCTCGTGCGCAGATATCCTCGTCATTGCTGCACGCGAAGCTGTTCGCCAa TTTGGAGGCCCAGATATTGACGTGCCATTGGGAAGAAAAGACAGCCTAAACTTCAGTGTAAACTCACCAGATAATCTCCCGGTACCATTTGCACGAACAGATGAACTATTAACCGTTTTCGGATCAAAAAAATTCGATGCAACCGATGTAGTTGCTCTATCCGGTGCTCACACTTTCGGTCAAGCTCATTGTCCTACAATGTTCAACCGAGTCATTGATTCCGACCCACCAATCGaaccaaatttcaagaaacaacTTGAAGCAACATGTCCGAATGAGGAATCCCTCAACGCCGTTAATTTGGATGTTCGAACACCAAACACATTCGATAATATGTACTACATTAACCTCTTGAATCACCAGGGTGTATTTACATCTGATCAAGATTTGGCAAGTCATCCTAAGACTAAGGAGATTGTTAACCTCTTTGCTTCAAACCAGAAAGagttttttaacaaatttgctAATGCTTTTGTTAAGGTAAGTCAATTGGATGTTTTGACCGGAAATCAAGGAGAAATTCGTAAGTCATGTTTTGCTCCAAATAATAGGAAATCTAAGGTGGCAACTGTGGTGGAAGAGGTCGTGGAAATTGTAGCAAACATGTAg